Proteins encoded within one genomic window of Rhododendron vialii isolate Sample 1 chromosome 1a, ASM3025357v1:
- the LOC131320939 gene encoding mitochondrial import receptor subunit TOM9-2-like — protein MASRRGGVSLPERPHNNTPSDGILSRVSSKISESPILYQGKRAASDAGFVAKKLLRSTGKAAWIAGTTFLILVVPLIIEMDREQQFNELELQQASLLGAPPK, from the coding sequence ATGGCGTCCAGAAGAGGCGGAGTCTCTCTCCCAGAGAGGCCACACAACAATACACCCAGCGACGGAATCCTCTCCAGGGTTTCCTCTAAGATCTCCGAGTCTCCGATCCTTTACCAGGGCAAGCGAGCGGCCTCCGACGCCGGCTTCGTCGCCAAGAAGCTCCTGAGGAGCACCGGAAAGGCGGCGTGGATAGCTGGAACCACGTTCTTGATCCTCGTCGTGCCTCTCATCATCGAGATGGACCGTGAGCAGCAGTTCAACGAGCTCGAGCTGCAGCAGGCTAGCTTGCTCGGCGCACCCCCTAAGTGA